Genomic window (Candidatus Eisenbacteria bacterium):
AAGCAGTTGATCGGCATGCGCGTGCGCGAGCCGCGACTCAAGCTGTCGCTGCTGGGCGCGGGAACCGGGCGCTTCAGCCGCGCGCTGACCCCCGCCGATCTGCCGATGTCGGAGCAGGGCGTGACGGTCGAGAATCTCATCGGTCCGCGAATGATCGAGATCGACATCGACGGCCGCACGACGCGGGAGCTGCCGATCGCGGCGCGCGTGGTCGGCGTTCCCGCCGCCGGCTTCGAGTTCGGCGGATTCGTCCGGCTGGATCCGCCCTTCGTGAAGGTGACCGGCGCCGCGAAATCGCTGGGCGGGCTGGACTCCCTCGTGCTCGCGCCGCTCGACCTCAGCGGCCGGCGCGACACGGTCCGGGCGGAACTGGCGATCGCCGACCTGCCGGACTGGTGCACGAGCGATCCGGCCACCGTGCACGTGAAACTGGCGCTGACGCGGCGCTGACGCCCGGGCGACCGGGAGGCGGGCCGCACGAACGACAACGCCGGCCCAGGGAGAGCCGGCGCGTCGTACCGGAAGACCTCGCGGGGGCGCAAGCCACGCTGGAGATGGCAGGCTCGGATGGTAGGACGCGACTCACGCGCCCCGCACCGGAGCATCGAGCAATGGCGATGCCACGCCCCGCCCGGCCTGCGATTACGCGCTAGCGACCTGAAATCGAAGCTGCTAGCCGGCCGGCCGCAGGACGGCTCCGGACCCTGCTGCCGTGCCCCGGCTGCGAAGCGCACGCGCCGTGCGGGCGGAGTTGCACGACCGGCGAGGCCTCCTTGGACCTGCGGAGCCGGCGGGCACCCGCCGACAACCGGTGACGCCGGGGCGAAAAGCCCCGCGAATCGATTCCCGTTCTTGACACCGCGCCGCGCACCTCACTAAATTTCACCCGTCGTTCAGGCGCACCACGCCAGCCACGCGCCGCCGACCACGGCCCCGCCCCGCGGGCCCCGAACGCCAGCCTTCCCGATCCCCGCATCCCAGGAGCCGTTCGACCGGTCTCACCGGTCCCAGCCGATCCGTTTCACGCTCCCAGCCACGAGGAATGTCTCCGCAGCATCCGGTTCGCGCCCGTCGCGGACCCGTTCGCGCACCCGAGCCGACCACGAGGCCAGCGGCCCAGCGCCGTCCACGGCCACACCGCCGCACGCGCGCCTTCGGCGTGACGTGGGGCGGCGCCCACTTCCAGCCAAGGCGACCGCGCATGGAACCCCAGGAGATCCCGGCAGCGCCCGAGACCGGCGAAGCCCCCGCGACCCCGTCCGTCGGCACGGCACCGGGCGCGCAGACGCTCGAGCTGCAGGCGCTCAAGGGCAAGACCATGTCCGAGCTGCTGCGCATCTGTCAGGAGCTCGAGATCACCGGCACGAGCGGCCTGCGCAAGCAGGAGCTGATCTTCATGATCCTCGAGGGCCAGACCGAGCGGAACGGCCTGATCTTCAACGAGGGCGTGCTCGAGATCCTGCCCGAGGGCTACGGTTTCCTGCGCTCGGCGCAATACAACTACCTGCCGGGGCCCGACGACATCTACGTCTCGCCTTCGCAGATCAAACGCTTCGACCTGCACACGGGCGACACCGTGTCGGGGCAGGTGCGGCCGCCCAAGGAAGGCGAACGCTACTTCGCGCTGCTGCGCGTCGAGGCCGTGAACTTCGAGAGCCCCGAGTCGGCGAAGGGCAAGATCCTGTTCGACAACCTGACGCCGCTCTACCCCATCGCGAAGCTCAACCTCGAGACCAAGGACCGCTGCCTCGAGACGCGCATCATTGACCTGCTTTCGCCGATCGGCAAGGGCCAGCGCGCGCTGATCACCTCGCCGCCCAAGGCGGGCAAGACGGTGCTGCTGCAGAAGCTCGCCAACGCCATCGCCGAGAACCATCCCGAGGTGGTGCTCATCGTGCTGCTGATTGACGAGCGCCCCGAGGAGGTCACCGACATGCAGCGCTCGGTGAAGGGCGAGGTCGTCTCGTCCACCTTCGACGAACCCGCCGAGCGCCACGTGCAGGTCGCCGAAATGGTGATCGAGAAGGCCAAGCGCCTCGTCGAGCACGGCCGCGACGTCGTCATCCTGCTCGATTCGATCACGCGCCTGGCGCGCGCGCACAACACGGTCGTGCCGCACTCGGGCAAGATCCTGTCGGGCGGCGTGGACGCGAACGCGCTGCAGCGCCCCAAGCGCTTCTTCGGGTCGGCGCGCAACATCGAAGCCGGCGGCTCGCTCACGATCGTCGCGACCGCGCTCATTGAGACCGGCTCGCGCATGGACGAGGTGATCTTCGAGGAGTTCAAGGGCACCGGAAACTCCGAGCTGGTCCTGGATCGCAAGATCGCCGACAAGCGCATTTTTCCGGCCATTGACATCAACCGCTCCGGCACCCGCAAGGAAGAGCTGCTGCTCGCGCCCGACGTGCTCTCGCGTGTCTGGATCCTGCGCAAGTTTCTCAACGAACTGAACCCGGTCGAGGCGATGGAGTTCCTCATCACGCGCATGAGCGACACCAAGACGAACAAGAAGTTTCTCGAGAACATGAACTCCTGATCCTTCAGCGGCTCCGCGCGTGCCGGCCGGCGGCCCGCGCGCGCGGCCGCCCGGCACGCCGTACCCGACTTCCTTGCGAAGTCCCGCGGGCTCGTGCTGCTATCCTGCGTGCGGCGTCCGTTCCGCCCGGAGGATCCATGAAGGAAACCGCACGCATCGCCGACCAGCTTCACCGCAGCCTCGCGGGGCCCGCCTGGCACGGCCCGTCGGTGCTCGAAGTGCTGGCGGGGCTCACGCCGAAGCAGGCCGCCGCGAGGCCGATCTCCGGCTGGAAGAGCATCTGGGATCTGGCGCTTCATCAGATCGTCTGGCAGGACGCGGTGCGTGCGCATCTCGCGGGTCGCTGGCCGGTCATCAAGCTCGGCGGTCCGAAGGACTGGCCGCCCGCTCCGAAACCCACCCTGGCCGCGTGGAACGCGACGCTCGCGAAACTCCGGCGTTCCAACGCGGCGCTCGTCCGGGCCGCCCGCGCGTTTCCCGACTCGAGGCTCGACCGGCCTCTCAAGGAAGGCGCGTCGAGCGCATACGTGCAGCTGCACGGCGCCGTGCAGCACAACCTCTGGCACGCGGGCGAGATGGCCGCGCTCAAGCGGGCGCAGGGTCTGCCGGTGCTGAAGCCTAAGGCGTGACGCGCCCCGTGCCCGCGTCGCCGGGGCCGATCGCGGAAGGGAGCGCGTGCGCGCGGCGCGGCGGGTGAAGTTCGCACGCGTCGCTCTCGCGCTGGCGGCGTTGCTCGCCGGTCTGGCGGTGTCCGTCGCGCCGCAATCCGCCGTTCCGTCCGCGCCGGCGACGCCGGCCGCGCCCGCCACGCCGCCGTCGTTCCGGCAGGACGTCGCCTGGTCGCCCGACGGCCAGACGATCGCCTGGTCCGAGTACTCGATCGTCGAGCCGGACAGCTCGCCGAGCTGGAGCATCTGGAGCTCGACTCCCGCCGGCACCCGGCGCGTGCGCCTCGTTCCGAACGCGCAGTGGGTGGACTTCTCGCCCGATGGCCGCCGGCTCGTCTATGGCGCGCAGGTGGACGGCAACTGGGACGTGTACAGCGCCCGGCGGGACGGGTCCGACGCCCGGCGGCTGACGCGCGACCCGGCGGTGGATCGCGAGCCGGCATGGTCGCCGCGCGGCGACCGGATCGCATTCACCTCGAACCGCGACGGCGCGCAGGAGCTGTTCGTGATGAACGCCGACGGCTCGAACCCACGAAGGCTGACGAACGATTCGACCGACTCGCACAATCCGGCCTGGTCGGCCGACGGCACGAAGCTCGTCTGGTACGCGCGTGACGCGGGCGGCGATCGCCTGCACGTCGCGAGCGCCGACGGCTCGAACGCCGCGGTCGTGCCCACGACCGACGCGGGCGCGATCCATCCCTGCTTCCTGCCCGACGGACGGCTGCTGTTCGCCGGGCTCACCCCGGCGGGCCGAAGGCTGCTGACCACCATCGCGACCGACGGCTCGAACCAGGTCGTGCTGGGAGGAATCGAGGCCTTCTACGCCCGCCCCTCGCGCGACGGCCGCCGCATCGCGTTCCTCGCCGGCGCCTGGCCGCGCTCGCGCATTTGCGTCGCCCGCGCCGACGGCAGCGCCGCGCGAATCGTGATCGGCGACCCGCGCGAGCAGCGGTAGGTCCAGGGTCGGGGGCCGACCCATTCGCCGGATCCTGGACTCGCTCGCAGCATGTCCATGAAGCCGCCGTGAACAATTCCTTCCCAGTTCGACATTCAGCGCGTAACCTTTTCCCACCCCCGAATCGAGCAGGGAGAGGATGTCGTTTCGCACCCTGGGACGGACGCTCGGCGATCCATCGCGGCGTGGCGGTCAGCGGCCCCGGGACGACTCGGCTCATCGCGGGCCGCAGGCCCGTTCGGAGGAGGCCGCCATGCCGTCGTCCGTCACGCAACGCACGTCGCTGCCCGCGCCGGCAGGCACCGGTCGGAAGGTCGTGGTGCTCGCGATGCTTCTCACGCAATTTGCCCCCCCCCGGAACTCGTGCGGCATCCCTGAGCACGACCGGCCGGTGGTCGAGCACGGGTGATCTCGGCGTCGTGGGCACGCACGTCGTGCTGCTGCGCGAGCCGCAGTCGAACGCGGCCAAGGTGTTCCTGTTCGGGGAGTCGGGCTCGAACCAGAAGATGAAGCTGTGGCGATTCTTCGCGGACGACGACACGCTGCGGCTGCCACCGGCGACCTTCGTGGACTCGCTGTCGGTGCTGGAATCGGTCGCGCATCCGGACACGGCGGTGAACGACCTGTTCTGCAACGGACATTCGGTGCTGCCCGATGGGCGGATGCTGTTCCTGGGCGGGAACTACCAGCCGCGGAACGCCTGCGAGACGGTGTACACATTTGATCCGGCGTGGTTCGGCGGGGCGGCGAATCCGTGGACGACGGACGCGACCATGGCGGCCGAGCGCTGGTACGCGACGGCGACGGCGCTGCCGGACGGGCGCACGCTGGCGGCGGCGGGTGAAGCGCGGAGCTGGTTCGGGGCCTACGGCGGCCGCACGAACGCCGGCGCCAGCGACCGCACGTGGCGTTCGCTGGCGTTCGCGGCGCGATACTACTGGGGCGACACGACGGCGGTGCCGGCGGAGATAACGCCGCCCACGGGGCTGACCCGGGTGCGGAAGAACTTTCCGACTGCGGGGCAGTACCCGCGTGCGCGGGAGGACCACGCGCAGGCCGGCATCCCGAGCGGCACGGCGGTGATCTTCGGTGGCCGGCAGGTGGTGTCGGCCGCCGAGGACACGGTGCTGGGAGATGCCTGGCTCGTGCAGCCCTCGCCGCTGCCGAACGATTCGGTCATGACCTGGATCCGGCTCAATCAGATGGACTACGACGCGACCCCCGGCCTGCCCGAGGCGATTCCGTGCCCGCGCACGCGCGCGGCGATGGTTTGGGCGGGCGTGACCTGGGGGGATGCGAGGACGACTCTGACCGGCGCGCAGGACAGTCTGGCCTGCTATCTGTTCGGCGGCCTCGATTCGAGCGGGCACGCGCTGAGCGATCTGTGGCTCGGGCGGGTCCGTCCCTCGGCCTCGCGCCTGGTGGACGGCTACTACCGGCAGGTGCAGGACCTTGCCTGGCAGCGTGTGCTGCCCGACGACACGCCGGGTCGTGCCCGCTACGGCCACACGCTGTGGTTCGACCCGGGCGATGCCGGCGTGAGCGGGGCTCCGTACGCGCGGCTCGTCGTGTTCGGCGGGCAGACGAACGACAGCACCCTCGCTCCGGACAGCCTCTACACCTTCGGTGTGGGCAGCGTCGCGCCGGCGCAGTGGCAGGCATTGCGGCCGGCGACGGATCCGGTCTGGGGCTCGCCGAAGGCGCGCCAGGGGCACATGGCGACGCAGCAGCGGCCGATGCTGCGCGGGGAGTCGCACAAGTTCTACCTGTTCGGCGGCCAGGACGGGCGCGGCAATCTGCTGACGGACGCCGATGCGCGCTGCACCAACGGACTCGACTCGCACCTGTGGGCGCTGAGCCGTTCGGACACGACCGCGGCGGGTCCGAACTACGAATGGGACTGGATCGCGTGGTCGTGCAATCAGAAGCCAGGTCCGCTGCCGCGCGCGCGCGCGGCGATGGCCTACGACAGCTGGAGCGAGCGGCTGGTGGTGGTCGGCGGCGATCTGAACGGCGACGGCCAGGCGGGCGGGCTCACGGACTCGGTGTGGTGCATTCAGGTCGAAAGCTACGGATCCGGGGTCAAGAACAAGTGGTTCCAGCCACCCGTGCGGGCCCGGGGTTTTCCCGCCATGCCGCCGACCAAGGGCCTGTCGCTGCTCGCGTACGGGGACGCGGGCTACATCAACGAGAGCAGCCTGGAAGCGTACGATCCGAGCGGCACGTCGCCGTCGTGCTCGCCGTGGTCGGCGCCGCAGGGAACGTGGACCACCGTGACGAGCCAGGATTCGCTCAGCCAGCGATCCATCTCGGCGTATCCCTACCTGTTCGTGTTGCCGGACGGACGGCTCTTCAACGCCGGTCCGGCCCCGGCGGATCGGCTGGATCAGCCGTACCGGCGGTTCTACAGCCTCGCCACGAACCAGTGGTCGGACGACGCCTCCCACCATTTCATGGATGCCGCGGTGATGGGATCGGCGGTCATGTACCGGCCGGGGAAGGTGCTGCGGGCGGGCTCGCACGGCCCCAGCGACCAGGGTACGGCGCATGCCCGGACCGAAACGATCGAGATCGCGGCGGGGCAGATGCCGGCGTGGGAGGTTTACGGAGGACAAGGGAACGCCCCGTTGACCGCCCGGATGAATCACAATTTGACGTTGCTGCCCACCGGCGACGTTCTGGCGACCGGGGGCGTGACCAAGCCGCTCAGCGATGGCGGCTTGCCTGTCCAGCGCCCACAACTCTGGCGAGTCGGTGCGGGATCCTGGAACGCGATCGGGGACTCGTTGCGAGAAGATCACAAGATCCGCAACTATCACTCGGCCGCACTGCTCCTTCCGGACGGACGCGTGATGACCTCAGGGGGCGAGGATCCGAACCTGGCGGATCGGGTGACGGTGAGCATCTTCGAGCCGCCGTACCTGTTCAGCGGCGATAGCTATGCGCATCGCCCGGCGATCGCCGACGGGCCCGAGGTCCTGCGCTACGGCGAGCCGTTCACACTGACGCTCGCCGACGCGGCCGATCTGGACTCGATTCGCAGCGTCGCTCTGCTGCGGCCGGCGGCAGTCACGCACGGCTTCGACCAGAGCCAGCGCTTCGTGCCGCTGGCGTTCGTGGCGCGGACGGCCCCGGCGCGTCTGCTGGCGTGGGCGCCGCCCGACAGCTTCTACGCGCCGCCGGGTGAGTACATGCTGTTCGTCACCCTCGGCCGCGGCACCGGTGCCAGCTCCTTGCCCGTGCCCTCGCTTGCCAGGTGGGTGACGGTGCGCCGACCTGCGGGCGCCCAGCGCGATTCGCTCGACGTCGTGCCCCCGCGGGGTGGGACGTACATGAACCTGAGCAAGGTCAACGCGTGCGAGAGCACGCCGGCGATTCGGCTGCGCTGGAACGCCCCGGCCGATGACGACACGCTGGCGTTTTCGGGCAAGGCGAGGAGCTACAACCTGCGCTGGACGCTCAACAGCAGCCCGCCGCATTTCAACCAGTGGACGGCGAAGGCGACTGCGGCGCCCCAGGCGGTCTTCGCGACCGAGGAGGTGATGGTGGACGGTCTGCAGGACCAGGTCTGGTACCGGTTTGCTCTGAAGGCGATCGGTGACAACGCCGACAGCTCGGCGCTCTCCAACGAACTCGTGACGAACGCCGTCCAGTGTGACGACGGCGGCAGCTCGGGCGGTGGGGGCGGCGGCCAGTACGGCACTCGTGCCCAGACGGCGAGCCGGGGCGACTTCGGGAAGCCCGGCGCGGGCAGCCCATCCGCGAACGAGAACACGCTCTTCCCCGGCGTGCCGCTCGGCGCACGAGCACGGGACATGCTGCGCCTGCGGCAGCCGCCGGGACTGGTCGGTGGTCAGCGGCGGGCGTACCTCCGCCAGGGCGAGAGCCGCGGGCTGCTCGTCTCGCAGGTGCGACTACTCGCGGCCGACCACGCGGAGGGAACCGAGGTGGTTGTGGCCCCGTCTGGGGAGTTGCGGGCAGGCGTTCGCGCCGCCACGACGCTCGCTCGCGACCGGATGGGGCGCGATGTCACGGCGCGGGCGACCGGTCTTGGAGCCGAGCCGGTCTACGCCGACTCGGGCGAGGTGCTCGAGATCTCCCTGCCGGGGCAGGTGTCACCGGCCGCGCGCACGCTTGTGCTCGAGCTGATGGCAGGCGGGAGCCAGTCGGCCGGCGTGCTCGTCGAGCGCGACCCTGGCGACGGGGTGTGGACACAGTTGGCGGTGGTTCACCCGCGGCGTGACTGGGACGTAACCGCCCTGCCGGAGGTTCGGACCGAACGGCTGCGGCTCACGTTCAAGGGCGCCCATGCACTGCGTTTCGCCGGTGAGCTCGCAGGTGCGAGCGCGGTCGTGGCGCGGCCGGCGCCTCTCGTTCATGCCGTGAGCACTTTCGCCGGTGAAGCGTTCGACGCGGTAGGTGGCACGGTGGACACGACCCTGGCGATGGTCGCGGGCGACACGCTCTCGCTGCTCTTCGGTGATCTGGCGCCGCCGCAGGAGGGCGCGCGCACGTGGCTGCTGGAGGCGACGGGCACGCCGGTGGCGCCTTCGCTGGCGCACTTGCTCGCCGGTCGCCTGGCGAAGGATGAGCCGAGTGGCCTTCCGACCGCCTTCGCGGTTCACCCGGCGGCGCCCAACCCGGCGCACGGCACGGTCCGGCTGGCGTTCGATCTGCCGCGGCGCACGAGCGTTCGCCTGGAGATCTTCGATCCGCAGGGTCGCCGGGTGAGGCGCTTCGACGGCGAGTACGCCGCAGGCCGGCAGGCGTTGGAGTGGGACCTGCGGCACACGAACGGTCCGCGCTTGGCGCCCGGGATCTACTCGTTCCGGGTGGTGGCCGGCACGTTCCGGGCGCAGCGCAAGCTGGTGGTGCTGCCATGAGGACCGAGCACTTCCCCAACTGCTCGTTTCGCGAGCACCACGCGCACCGTCCGTTGTGGACTCGGCGCCACCGAGAAGCGCTCCTTGTCGTGGTGCTTGTCGTCGGAACTCTGTTGGTGCGTGGGGGCTGGGCCCAGACCGCAATGCCAGAGCAACGACTCTCGACCAGTATTTCCACTCGTTACCACGATCCGCAACTGGTGGCTCAAGGACAGGGGGCCTTCGGTGCTTGGGGTGGTGCCGACGCGTACCCGAACAATGTCTCCTACGGAATCTCGATGGACCGTGGCGTCACCTGGACCAATGAGTGGGTATTGCCACTCGCCATTCCTCCTTACTGGGGTGCTCAAGTTCCCTTGGCGATCGCTACGGGGCAAGGGGGAGCCGTGCACCTGCTCGTGGACAACATCGGGCACTTCTACTATCGCCGGCCGGCGCTCGATGTCCCGAGCTGGACGCCAGCGGTTTCGTGCGGCTATGAAGGTGGCGATTACGACCGACCAGACGATTTGCCGGTCATCGGAGCGGACCCTCTCGGTGAACGTGTCTACACCACCTTCACCCGCTGCAACGCACCGTACCAAAGCACAATCTGGTTCCTCCGTTCGTTGAATTCAGGGGCAACGTGGTCATCGCACCTCGACCTCAGCAGTCCGAACTGCAACGGTTCGAGCCTGGTCGTGGGGCCGGACGGCTCGCTTTACGTGACCTGGGTGGATTACGCCCTGGGTCAGGTCCTCATGCGCCGCTCGGCGGACCTCGGCGCGACGTTCTCGCCCCCGAGTGTCGTGACCAGCATGCTCGACAACCTTGCGACAACGCCCGTGGGCTGGAACGTGCCTTTCGGTATGGGACTCCGCAGCTACCCGTACTACCGCGAAGGCCTCGTGCGGGGCGCCCCGAACTTTCCGACGCTCGCGATTGATCGCAGCAACAACCCATCGCGCGGCACCCTCTACCTCGCCTGGGCCGAGCATGCCGAGGGAACGCCCGCGCCCGCAACCGTCACTCATGTTGACACTGAGCTCAACGACACTCCCGCGAACGCACAGATGGTGACGCTCGACAGCAACATCAGCGGCTCGCTCTGGAGCGGCGGCCACACCGGCCCGGTAGACCGGGACTGGTTCGCCTTCGACGGCGCCGCCGGTCAGACGATCCAGCTCGACGGTGACTCCCCGAGCGTCTACGGCAAGGGCTGCCAGCTCCTCGAGCAGCTTCCGGATGGCAGCCTTCTGTCGCTCGCGTGGCTGCTCATGCTCGGAAACCGGGACCTGGAGAACGGAGCCCACGGCAAGGCGCCAGTCGTGACGTTGCCGCGCACCGGACGCTACCTGCTGAGCTTGACCGGAAGCACCATCGAGGCGCCATACTATTTTCTTCGCCTTCGCACCTGGCAGGTGGCTCCCGGATCGGTGGCGCGCGACATGCGGGACATCGTGTTGATCCGCTCGACCGACGGCGGCGTAACGTGGTCGCCCAGGGTCCGGGTCAACCACGACCCGGCGGGAGCGGACCAGCATCAGCCCAACGTGGCCGTGGACGGTCAGGGGCGCGTGTACGTGGCCTGGTACGACCGGCGTGGCTCGGCATTCGGCAACGAAGTGCGCCCCTACGCGGCGGTGTCGGTGGACGGTGGCGCCAGCTTCGGGCCCGACCTGCCGCTTCGCGCGGGCTTCAACCCCTGGGACGGCAGCCAGTCGGCGGAGCTGATCGGCGATCGCATCGCGCTGGCCGCGGGCGACGACTTCGGCATGGTGGCGTGGACGGACTTTCGCGACTGGCCGAACCGCTGCGACATCTATGGGGCGCGCATCGTGGACGTGCCGACGGCGGTGGCGGCGGTCTCCGACCTTGCGGCCGAGCCGGTGGCGGCCGGCGT
Coding sequences:
- a CDS encoding T9SS type A sorting domain-containing protein — translated: MRTEHFPNCSFREHHAHRPLWTRRHREALLVVVLVVGTLLVRGGWAQTAMPEQRLSTSISTRYHDPQLVAQGQGAFGAWGGADAYPNNVSYGISMDRGVTWTNEWVLPLAIPPYWGAQVPLAIATGQGGAVHLLVDNIGHFYYRRPALDVPSWTPAVSCGYEGGDYDRPDDLPVIGADPLGERVYTTFTRCNAPYQSTIWFLRSLNSGATWSSHLDLSSPNCNGSSLVVGPDGSLYVTWVDYALGQVLMRRSADLGATFSPPSVVTSMLDNLATTPVGWNVPFGMGLRSYPYYREGLVRGAPNFPTLAIDRSNNPSRGTLYLAWAEHAEGTPAPATVTHVDTELNDTPANAQMVTLDSNISGSLWSGGHTGPVDRDWFAFDGAAGQTIQLDGDSPSVYGKGCQLLEQLPDGSLLSLAWLLMLGNRDLENGAHGKAPVVTLPRTGRYLLSLTGSTIEAPYYFLRLRTWQVAPGSVARDMRDIVLIRSTDGGVTWSPRVRVNHDPAGADQHQPNVAVDGQGRVYVAWYDRRGSAFGNEVRPYAAVSVDGGASFGPDLPLRAGFNPWDGSQSAELIGDRIALAAGDDFGMVAWTDFRDWPNRCDIYGARIVDVPTAVAAVSDLAAEPVAAGVRLHWRVNDLQGLSGLVVLRSEGSGSEEAVGSVTLAGGASEAEYVDAGVEPGREYRYRLRFTWNGEVLHLGPVDVRTPARISTLEWRASGPNPFTARTTVTLALPRAEAALVRVYDVQGKVVRTLHDEWLEAGERRLEWDGRDTAGTDVAPGLYFVSAQAGGGSVTTRLTRVR
- a CDS encoding DinB family protein codes for the protein MKETARIADQLHRSLAGPAWHGPSVLEVLAGLTPKQAAARPISGWKSIWDLALHQIVWQDAVRAHLAGRWPVIKLGGPKDWPPAPKPTLAAWNATLAKLRRSNAALVRAARAFPDSRLDRPLKEGASSAYVQLHGAVQHNLWHAGEMAALKRAQGLPVLKPKA
- a CDS encoding DUF1929 domain-containing protein translates to MGTHVVLLREPQSNAAKVFLFGESGSNQKMKLWRFFADDDTLRLPPATFVDSLSVLESVAHPDTAVNDLFCNGHSVLPDGRMLFLGGNYQPRNACETVYTFDPAWFGGAANPWTTDATMAAERWYATATALPDGRTLAAAGEARSWFGAYGGRTNAGASDRTWRSLAFAARYYWGDTTAVPAEITPPTGLTRVRKNFPTAGQYPRAREDHAQAGIPSGTAVIFGGRQVVSAAEDTVLGDAWLVQPSPLPNDSVMTWIRLNQMDYDATPGLPEAIPCPRTRAAMVWAGVTWGDARTTLTGAQDSLACYLFGGLDSSGHALSDLWLGRVRPSASRLVDGYYRQVQDLAWQRVLPDDTPGRARYGHTLWFDPGDAGVSGAPYARLVVFGGQTNDSTLAPDSLYTFGVGSVAPAQWQALRPATDPVWGSPKARQGHMATQQRPMLRGESHKFYLFGGQDGRGNLLTDADARCTNGLDSHLWALSRSDTTAAGPNYEWDWIAWSCNQKPGPLPRARAAMAYDSWSERLVVVGGDLNGDGQAGGLTDSVWCIQVESYGSGVKNKWFQPPVRARGFPAMPPTKGLSLLAYGDAGYINESSLEAYDPSGTSPSCSPWSAPQGTWTTVTSQDSLSQRSISAYPYLFVLPDGRLFNAGPAPADRLDQPYRRFYSLATNQWSDDASHHFMDAAVMGSAVMYRPGKVLRAGSHGPSDQGTAHARTETIEIAAGQMPAWEVYGGQGNAPLTARMNHNLTLLPTGDVLATGGVTKPLSDGGLPVQRPQLWRVGAGSWNAIGDSLREDHKIRNYHSAALLLPDGRVMTSGGEDPNLADRVTVSIFEPPYLFSGDSYAHRPAIADGPEVLRYGEPFTLTLADAADLDSIRSVALLRPAAVTHGFDQSQRFVPLAFVARTAPARLLAWAPPDSFYAPPGEYMLFVTLGRGTGASSLPVPSLARWVTVRRPAGAQRDSLDVVPPRGGTYMNLSKVNACESTPAIRLRWNAPADDDTLAFSGKARSYNLRWTLNSSPPHFNQWTAKATAAPQAVFATEEVMVDGLQDQVWYRFALKAIGDNADSSALSNELVTNAVQCDDGGSSGGGGGGQYGTRAQTASRGDFGKPGAGSPSANENTLFPGVPLGARARDMLRLRQPPGLVGGQRRAYLRQGESRGLLVSQVRLLAADHAEGTEVVVAPSGELRAGVRAATTLARDRMGRDVTARATGLGAEPVYADSGEVLEISLPGQVSPAARTLVLELMAGGSQSAGVLVERDPGDGVWTQLAVVHPRRDWDVTALPEVRTERLRLTFKGAHALRFAGELAGASAVVARPAPLVHAVSTFAGEAFDAVGGTVDTTLAMVAGDTLSLLFGDLAPPQEGARTWLLEATGTPVAPSLAHLLAGRLAKDEPSGLPTAFAVHPAAPNPAHGTVRLAFDLPRRTSVRLEIFDPQGRRVRRFDGEYAAGRQALEWDLRHTNGPRLAPGIYSFRVVAGTFRAQRKLVVLP
- the rho gene encoding transcription termination factor Rho, producing the protein MSPQHPVRARRGPVRAPEPTTRPAAQRRPRPHRRTRAFGVTWGGAHFQPRRPRMEPQEIPAAPETGEAPATPSVGTAPGAQTLELQALKGKTMSELLRICQELEITGTSGLRKQELIFMILEGQTERNGLIFNEGVLEILPEGYGFLRSAQYNYLPGPDDIYVSPSQIKRFDLHTGDTVSGQVRPPKEGERYFALLRVEAVNFESPESAKGKILFDNLTPLYPIAKLNLETKDRCLETRIIDLLSPIGKGQRALITSPPKAGKTVLLQKLANAIAENHPEVVLIVLLIDERPEEVTDMQRSVKGEVVSSTFDEPAERHVQVAEMVIEKAKRLVEHGRDVVILLDSITRLARAHNTVVPHSGKILSGGVDANALQRPKRFFGSARNIEAGGSLTIVATALIETGSRMDEVIFEEFKGTGNSELVLDRKIADKRIFPAIDINRSGTRKEELLLAPDVLSRVWILRKFLNELNPVEAMEFLITRMSDTKTNKKFLENMNS
- a CDS encoding PD40 domain-containing protein, whose product is MRAARRVKFARVALALAALLAGLAVSVAPQSAVPSAPATPAAPATPPSFRQDVAWSPDGQTIAWSEYSIVEPDSSPSWSIWSSTPAGTRRVRLVPNAQWVDFSPDGRRLVYGAQVDGNWDVYSARRDGSDARRLTRDPAVDREPAWSPRGDRIAFTSNRDGAQELFVMNADGSNPRRLTNDSTDSHNPAWSADGTKLVWYARDAGGDRLHVASADGSNAAVVPTTDAGAIHPCFLPDGRLLFAGLTPAGRRLLTTIATDGSNQVVLGGIEAFYARPSRDGRRIAFLAGAWPRSRICVARADGSAARIVIGDPREQR
- a CDS encoding YbbR-like domain-containing protein; translated protein: MNVLRGWLFDNLGLKFTALLLAVAVYLNVYTDRSTTMLLSFPVEFTDLPDSLALSGPAPAVVQAQMRGTWKQLIGMRVREPRLKLSLLGAGTGRFSRALTPADLPMSEQGVTVENLIGPRMIEIDIDGRTTRELPIAARVVGVPAAGFEFGGFVRLDPPFVKVTGAAKSLGGLDSLVLAPLDLSGRRDTVRAELAIADLPDWCTSDPATVHVKLALTRR